The Amycolatopsis solani genome segment GCCTTGCCCATCGGCGCGTACGACGACGAGATCCGCACGTCCTCGTCCGCGCCCCAGACCTCTTGCTGGGCCTGCTGGTCGAACAGCGCCACGTGCCACGGGTGGACGCCGAGGATGGAGGCGACCCAGCCGGTGGACCCGCACGCGCTCGCGATCAGCTTGACCGCGGTGTAGAAGCTCACCGGGTCGGTTTCGAGTCCCCCGAAGGACTTCGGCTGCAGCATCTTGAAGAACCCGGTCTCCTGCAGGGCCTTGACGGACTCCTCGGGGACGTTCCGCGCGTCCTCGGTGTCCTGGGCCCGTTCCCGCAGGACCGGCAGGAGGTCCCGGACCCCGGCGATCACCTGCTCGTTCATGCGCAGTCCTCTCTCGCGTTCACTGCGCCCAAGACTAGAACACGTTCTCGTTTTTGTCGAGAACACCCTGGGCCAGTGCGCTGTTGATCCCCGCCCTGCGGCCGGAAAACACGCAGTCGGCCAGGGACAGACCGCTCACGTAGGACCTGGAACAGATTCCCACGGCGGTGCGGCCGGCGGCGTACAGACCCGGGATCGCCGCGCCCGCCGCGCCGCGCACCGCGCCGGTGTCCTCGTCGACGACCAGGCCGCCGAGGGTCAGCATCGGCGTCGGGTAGCCGAGGTTCGGCCGCACCGAGATGTCGATGAGCGAGTACGGCGGGGTGTCCAGGCGCCGCGTGAACTCGGCCGGCTTGCCCATCGGGTCACGGTCGCCGTGGTAGGCCTCGACGCTCGCGCGCAGCCCCTGCGGATCGACGCCGGCCTTGCGCGCCACCTCTTCCACCGTCGCGCCGGTCACGCGGCCACGCCGCAGCAGGTACCGCAGCTGAAGACCCTGGAACCACTGGCTTTGCGCCTTCGTGTCCCGCCGCGCCTCGGCCACGATCGGCGCGTCGACCAGCAGCCAGCCCCGCCCCCCGTGTTCCTCGATGAGCTTCTCGCCGACCGCGGCGCCGTACCGGGACTCGTCGATGACCCGGCCACCCGCGGCGTCGACGACGATCCCGCCGAGGAACGCGCTGGGCGGCGTGATGAACCGCCACGCGGAGATGCGGCCGAGCTCGCCGGTCACGCCCCCGGCCTCGGCGCCGAGGCGGATGCCCGAGCCGTCGTCGGCGGACGTGCCGAGCGGCAGGCCGCCGCGGTAGCGCGGCGCGTGCTCGCGCACCAGCTCGCGGTTCGCGATGAATCCTCCCGCGGCGAGCACGACCCCGCGCCGGGCGGAAATCCGCAGCTCACGGCCGTGCGCGCGTTCGATCTGTTCGACCCGCCGGTGCAGCGACTTGCGCAGAGACGGCATATAGATGCCGGGCTTCGCGGCGTACCGCGCGAGCCGCCGATGCCGCGCCCGGGCGCTGGCGGGCGCGTCGCGCAGGGTCTCGGTGACGAGCCCGGTGACCCGGCCGTCCACGCTGATCAAGCTGCGGGCCCGGGTCTGGGTCAGCACCCGGATCCCCCGCTCGCGCACGGCCTCCCCGAGGCGGGCCATCAGCAGCTTTCCCGAGGTCCCGGGCCCCTTGACGCGGTGCCCGCGCGGGGCCGGTTTCGCCGCGTCGCGGAAGCCGCCGGCGGCTTCGCTGCCGGAGTAGTACAGGTAGTGGGCGTCGCTCGGGTAGGACGTCTTGTACGGGCAGAGGCTGCCTTCGAACGGCACGCCGTTGCCCTCCAGCCAGGTGATCATCTCGCGGCTGCCCGCACAGAACCGCCGCAGCGTCTCCTCGGCGACGACGTCCCCGGTCTCGAGCCGCAGGTAGGCGTACATCGCGTCGACGGAGTCGTCGACACCCGCGTCGAGCTGCTGGGCGGTGCCACCGCCCGCGTAGACCACGCCTCCGCTGACCGCGCTGGCCCCACCGCCGTCGAACCGTTCGACGATGATGACGTCGGCGCCCGCGTCGGCCGCTTCGAGGGCGGCGCAGGCGCCGGCCGCCCCGAACCCCACGATGACCACGTCCGCGACGAGTTCGTCCATGGTCACCACCCTAGAACTGGAACACGTTCTCGTCTATGGTTGCCGAAGCGGCTCCCAACTGGGTAATCATTTCGTGCAACACGTTGCAAGTGAGGTGGCATGACGGAGCAGTTCGACGTTGTCGTGGTCGGCAGTGGCGCCGCCGGGATGACCGCCGCGCTGGCCGCGGCGAAAGCCGGTCTGAGCGTCGTCGTCCTCGAAAAAGCGGCCTGCTTCGGCGGCTCGACCGCCCGTTCCGGCGGCGGGGTCTGGCTGCCGGGCAACCACGCGCTGCGTGCCGCGGGGATCGACGAACCCCCCGAACGGGCGCGCGAGTACCTGGCCTCGATCGTCGGCGACGTCGTCCCGGCCGTCCGGCGCGACACGTTCCTCGACCACGGGCCCGAGGTGCTGAAGTTCGTGTGCGACCACACGCCGCTGAAGTTCCGGTGGGTCCGCGACTACAGCGATTACCACCCCGAAGCCCCCGGCGGGCGGCCCGGCGGGCGCTCGGTCGAGCCGATGGCCTTCGACGGCACCCTGCTCGGCGCCGAGCTGGCCCACCTCGAACCGCCGTACAGCGCTCCTCCGCTCGGCGTGCCGATCACCCAGGCCGATTACCGCTGGCTGAGCCTCCTCGCGCGGCACCCGCGCGGGAGCGTCCGGCTGCTGTCGCTGGGCCGGCAGTGGATCGCCGGGAAGCTCCGCGGGCAACGGCTGCTGAGCATGGGGCAAGCGCTTGCGGCCGGCCTGCGGGTGGGCCTGACCAATGCGGGCGTCGACGTCCGGCTCAACACGCCCTTGGTCGACCTGCGCGTCGAAGACGACCGCGTCACCGGCGTCGTCACCCCGGACGGCGTCGTCGGGGCCCGGCGCGGGGTGATCCTCGCCAGCGGCGGGTTCGAGCAGAACCTCGAAATGCGCGAGAAGTACCAGCGCGCGCCGATCGGCATCGACTGGACCGTCGGCGCGGCCGCCAACACCGGTGACGGCATCACCGCCGGCATCCAGCTCGGCGCCGCGCTCGACCTGATGGACGACGCCTGGTGGGGGCCGACACTACCGCTCACCGGCGGCCCGTGGTTCGCGCTGGCCGAGCGGTCGCGGCCGCGCAGCATCATGGTCGACGCGCGCGGCGAGCGGTTCGTCAACGAGTCGGCGCCCTACGTCGAGGCCGTGCACGCGATGTACGGCGAAGGCGATGGGCCCGGCGAGCACATCCCGACCTGGCTGGTGTTCGACCAGCGCTACAAGGACCGGTACATGTTCACCGGCGTCGGGCCGCGCCAGCCGCTGCCGGGCCGCTGGTTCAAGGCCGGCATCGCGGTCAAGTCCGGCTCCTTGCGGGGCCTGGCCGCGAAGATGGACGTCCCGCCGGACGGCCTCGAAGCCACGGTGACCCGCTTCAACGGCTTCGCCCGCACCGGCGTCGACGAAGACTTCCGGCGCGGGGTCAGCAAGTACGACCACTACTACGGCGATCCGCGCAACAAACCCAACCCCAGCCTCGGCCCGCTCGACAAAGCGCCGTACTACGCGGTCAAGATCGTGCCGGGCGACCTGGGCACCAAGGGCGGGCTGCGCACCGACGAACAGGCACGCGTGCTGCGCGAGGACGGCTCGGTGGTGCCCGGGCTGTCCGCCGCGGGCAACGTCAGCGCGGCCGTGATGGGGCGGACCTACGCCGGGCCGGGCGCGACCATCGGGCCGGCCATGGTGTTCGGCTACCTTGCGGCGACGCGGCTGGCGAACGAAGATCAGGGCACCACGGGAGGCGAGCGATGACGCAGGAGTCCGTACGCACGATCTACGCCGGTGAGCCGCCGACCCGGTTCGCCCGCGGCTGGCACTGCCTCGGCCTGGCCGAGCGGTTCCGCGACGGGAAACCCCACGCGGTCACGGCGTTCGGCACGAAGCTCGTCGTGTTCGCCGACTCCCACGGGGAGCTGAACGTCCTCGACGGCTACTGCCGGCACATGGGCGGCGACCTCACCCAGGGCAGCGTCAAGGGCGACGAGGTCGCGTGCCCGTTCCACGACTGGCGCTGGAACGGCAAGGGCAAGTGCGTCTCGATCCCCTACGCCAAGCGGGTTCCGCTGCGCGCGCGGACGCGGTCGTGGACGGCGTCCGTGCAGAACGGCCAGCTCATGGTGTGGCACGACCCGGAGGGCAACCCGCCGCCGGAAGAGCTGGCCATCCCGGAGATCGAAGCCGCGGACAGTCCCGAGTGGAGCAACTGGACGTGGGACTCGATCTTCATCGACGGCTCCAACTGCCGCGAGATCATCGACAACGTCGTGGACATGGCGCATTTTTTCTATATTCATTATGCCTACCCGACGTACTTCAAGAACGTCTTCGAAGGCCACATCGCCACGCAGTACCTCAACACCAAGGGCCGCCCGGACATGGGCATGGCTTCGAACTACGGCGGCGAGGACAACCTGCTGCGCTCGGAGGCGTCGTACTTCGGGCCGTCCTACATGATCAACAAGCTGGTGAACTCGTTCCAGGGCTACGAAATCGAGAGCGTGCTCATCAACTGCCACTACCCCGTCACGCCGACGTCGTTCGTGCTGCAGTACGGCATGAAGGTCAAGAAGCAGCACGGGCTCACCGACGAGCACGCGGACAAGATCGCGGCGAAGCTGGCCAAGGGCATCGGCGCCGGATTCCTGCAGGACGTCGAGATCTGGAAGCACAAGACGCAGATCGACAACCCGCTGCTGTGCGAAGAGGACGGTCCGGTCTACCAGCTTCGCCGCTGGTACCAGCAGTTCTACGTCGACGCGGCCGACGTCACCGAAGACATGACCCGGCGCTTCGAGTTCGAAGTGGACACTTCGAAGGCGAACGAGGCGTGGGCGGCCGAGGTGGCGGAGAACCTGGCGCGCCAGAGGACCGAGGCGGAAGTGTGACGACCGCCGAGCAGACCGAGTTCCTCTCGGGCGGGCTGCGGCCCCACGAATGCCGCAGCTGCGGGACGTGCGTGCTGGTGAAGAAGAACAGCATCCAGCACACGAGCATCCAGTGGACGTCCCGGCCCGCCGAGACGTGCCCGGTGTTTGCCGACGCGGACGGCCCGTCGGCGTTGCTCGACACCTGCCCGAAACTGGCCGACAGCATCGGCGACGCCGTGCGCGACGGCACGCTGGCGGTGGCCGATGGCTGAGCGGGTCTACACGCTGACCGTCGCCGACGTCGTCGTGGAGACGCCGGACGCGCGGTCGGTGGTCTTCGAGATCCCGCCCGAGCACGCCGCGGCGTTTTCCTACACGGCCGGGCAGTTCCTGACGCTGAAGATCCCCAGCGACCGGACCGGTTCGGTGGCGCGGTGCTACTCGCTGTCGAGCGCGCCGCACGAGAACCGCGTGCAGGTGACGGTCAAGCGCACCGACGGCGGGTACGGGTCGGGCTGGGTCTGTTCCGCGCTGGAACCCGGGATGCGGGTCGACGTACTGGCGCCGGCCGGCGTGTTCTGCCCGGCGTCGGTCGACGAGGACTTCCTGCTTTTCGCCGGCGGGAGCGGGATCACGCCGGTGATGGCGATCCTGAAAACGGCGCTGGAGACCGGGTCCGGGCGGGTCGTGCTGGTCTACGCGAACCGGGACGAGCATTCGGTGATCTTCGCGGGCGAACTGGCGTCGCTGGCGAAGCGCCACGGCGACCGGCTGGTCGTCGTGCACTGGCTGGAGAGCGTCCAGGGCCTGCCGGACGTCTCGCAGCTGCGCGGGCTGGCGTCGGCGTACACGTCCCACGAGGCTTTCGTGTGCGGGCCGGCGCCGTTCATGGCGGCCGTGCGCGAGGCGCTCGGGCAGCTCGGGGTGCCCCGGGACCGGGTGCACGTAGAGAAGTTCACGTCGCTGACGGGGAACCCGTTCGAAGACGTCGTCGTGGAGGAGGCCCCGGAGTCGGACGCGGCACCGGCGTCGCTGACGGTTTCGCTGGACGGTTCGACGCGGACGATGTCCTGGCCGCGGCAGCGCAAGCTCCTCGATCGGCTGCTGGACGAAGGCATGGACGCGCCCTACTCGTGCCGCGAGGGACAATGCAGTGCGTGCGCGTGCCGGGTCGTCTCGGGCGAGGTGAAGATGCTGCACAACGAGGTCCTCGACGCCGAGGACATGGCGGACGGCATCGTGCTGGCCTGCCAGTCGCTCCCGGTCACCGACGACGTCTCGATCAGCTACGAATAGGAGCCCGCGTGCCCATCAACCCCGACGTCGCGATCGGCGCCGAGATCGGCGAGGTGAGCTTCGCCTGGACGTCGTCGGACGTGCTGCTGTACCACCTGGCGCTGGGCGCGGGACCGGACGAACTGCGCTACACCTACGAGCGGGACCTGGTCGTGCTGCCGACGTTCGCGACGGTCGCGGCCAACCTGCGCGTGTTCGACCCGCCGGCGGTGTCGTTCCCCGGCGTGGAGATCGATCTGGCGAAGGTGCTGCACGGCAAGCAGGAGATCACCCTGCACGGGCCGATCCCGGCGTCCGGGAAAGCCGTGGCCCGCTCGCGGGTCGCGGACGTCTACGACAAGGGCAAGGCGGCGGTGGTCGTCCAGGAGGTCGCGGTGACCTCGTCCGACGGGAATCCGTTGTGGACGGCCCGGTCGAGCATCTTCGCCCGCGGTGAGGGCGGGTTCGGCGGCTCGCGGGGCCCGTCGGACCGCGTCGAATGGCCTACGCGTTCACCCGATGTCGTGCTGGAGACGCCGACGCTGCCGCAGCAGGCGCTGCTGTACCGGCTGTGCGGCGACCGCAACCCGCTGCACGCGGACCCCGAGTTCGCCCGGGCGGCGGGCTTCGACCGGCCGATCCTGCACGGGCTGTGCACGTACGGGATCGTCGCGCGGGTGCTGGTCGACGAGTTCCTGGACGGCGACCCGGCCCGCGTGGCGTCGTTCGCGGCGAAGTTCGCCGGGGTGGTCTTCCCCGGCGAGACGCTGCGGATCCGGGTCTGGCGCGAGGACGGCCGCCTGCTGGTGACGACGTCGGCGGCCGACCGCGACGACGCCCCGGTGCTGGCGGACACGGTGCTGTCCACGCTCTGAACCCCCGCCCGCGCGCCCGCTACCGTGGAGGGGAGCGACTCGGGAGGACGGAACGCGATGCCGGAATACTTCGTGGTGCGGGGAACGGTCGAATCGGGCGACAAGCGCGGCCGTGAGCTGGGCTTTCCCACGGCCAACATCGCCCTGCGCGACCAGGACGGCTCCCTCGGCGACGGCGTCTGGGCAGGCTGGGCCGGCCGCGCCGACGGCACCCGCATCCCAGCCGCGATCTCGGTCGGCCGCCGCCCGACGTACTACGGCGCGGACGGCTACCGCCTGCTGGAGGCCCACCTGCTGGACTTCACCGGCGACCTCTACGACGAGACGCTGGTCGTCTGGCTCGGCTCGCACCTGCGCGACCAGGAGAAGTACTCCTCCGCGGAGGACCTGATCACGGCGTTGAAGAACGACATCGCGACGGCGACCCAGTGGACCCTGGAGCACCCGGCCGCGGGGCTGCCCGAACCGGGCGAAAGCCCCCTCGGTGAGGTCCGCCGCCTCACGACCTGAGCGGGCCGGCCTGGTGACGTGAATGACTCATTCCTGTCGTCTGACGACAGGAATGAGTCATTCACTACGTTCGGGCGGGGCACGGGCGGCGCGGGGCGCGGGCGGCGCAAGGCGAGCGGGCAGCGCAAGACGCGGGCCGCGGGCCGCGGGCCGCGGGTAGTGCAAGGCGCGGGCCGCGGGCAGCGCGGGGCCCGAGGGCACGGGGCACGGGCAGCGCGGGGGCCCGGGGCCCCGGGACGCGAGCGGCGCAAGGCGAGCGGGCAGCGCAAGACGCGGGCCGCGGGCAGCGCGAGGCCCGGGGCGCGGGCAGCGCGGGGCGCAGGCAGCGCAAGGCGAGCGGGCAGCTGCAAGAGGCGGGCCGCGGGCAGCGCGAGGAGCGGGGCCCGGGCAGCGGGGCGCAGGCAGCGCGAGGCGCGGGCGACGCCAGGCGCAGGGCGCGAGGCGCAGGGCGCGAGGCGCAGGCAGCGCAAGGCGAGCGGGCAGCTGCAAGAGGCGGGCCGGGGGGCAGCGCGAGGAGCGGGGCCCAGGCAGCGCGGGGCGCAGGCAGCGCGAGGTGCGGGCGACGCCAGGCGCAGGGCGCGAGGCGTCAGAGAGCCGCGGCGAGGAGCAGGTAGCCCATGCCGGCGCCCATCGCCGCTCGGCAAAGCGCACGGGAGGCCTGGCCCGCGCCGGCCGTCAGTGCCGTGCCGCGGAGCACGATGACCCCCGTGCGGGTCGCGTCGGCCACGAAGTAGGCCGCCGCCGCCACCGCCAGCAGCGGCAGGGCCAGCCGGGCGTCCATTGTGGACATCGTCAGCCACGGGCCGTGCGTGCCCGTGTGGGGCATCGCCGTGACCATGTAGAACATCGCCGCCGCCGACAACGCGTGGTGCGCGCCCGAGCGGCCGCGCCACCAGGCGACCGTGAACCAGCCCGCGGTCAGCACCAGCACCGCCTGCCAGCCCGCCGCCGGGATGGGGCCGCCGACCGGGGAGACCATCGCCACCATCGCGACCACCAGCAGCAGCTCCGCCAGGTCGCCGTGGCGGACGCCGTGGCCCAGCCGTGCGTAGTCGAGGCGGACCAGCCGCAGCACGCACGGCAGAGCCAGCGCCGCGAACACCGCCGTGAGCGCCCAGTCGACCACCATCGCAGCCGGCCTCACTCTCCGTCGTGGGTGGTGCTTCCACCGTGACACCCACGACGGCCGCGCACCAGCCGTCAATGAGGTGACGCCTCAGTCACCCGTCAGGATGAGTCCGCTGGTCGGCACGCCCGTCCCCGCCGTGACCAGCACGCGGGAAACGTCCGCGACCTGGTTGGCCGCCGTGCCGCGCAGCTGCCGGACGCCTTCCGCGATGCCGTTCATGCCGTGGATGTAGGCCTCGCCGAGCTGGCCGCCGTGCGGGTTGAGCGGCAGCGAGCCGTCGAGTTCCAGTGCGCCGCCGGCGATGAAGTCCTTCGCTTCGCCGCGCCCGCAGAAGCCCAGCTCCTCCAGTTGCATCAGGACGTACGGCGTGAAGTGGTCGTACAGCACCGCGACGTCCACATCGGACGGTCCGAGCCCGGACTGGCCCCACAGCTGCCGCCCGACGACACCCATCTCGGGCAGCGCGGCCAGGTCGTCGCGGTAGTAGCTGGTCATCACGTACTGGTCCGGCCCGCTCCCCTGGGCCGCCGCGGCGATCACCGCCGGCACCTGAGCGAGATCCCGCGCCCGTTCGACGCTGGTCACGACCAGGGCGACCCCGCCGTCGCTCTCCTGGCAGCAGTCGAGCAGGTGCAGCGGCTCGGCCACCCAGCGCGACGCCTGGTGCTGCTCGAGCGTGATCGGCCGTTCGTGGAACCACGCGTTCGGGTTGGTCGCCGCGTGCTTGCGGTCGAGCACCGCGACCCGGCCGAAGTCTTCGCTGGTCGCGCCGTAGTCGTGCAGGTAGCGCCGGGCGACCATGGCCACCGTCGCGGCCGGGGTCGCGATGCCCATCGGGTAGTGGAACGCGTTGTCCACGCCGGACGAGTTGACCTGCCCGGCCGCGGCCGAGGAGACCTGGCCGAACCGCATCCCCGAGCGCTCGTTGAACGCCCGGTACGCGACGACGACGTCCGCGACCCCGGTCGCCACCGCCATCGCGGCCTGCTGGACGGTCGCCGCCGCGGCGCCACCGCCGTAGTGGATGCGGCTGAAGAACTTCAGCTCGGGGATCCCGAGTTCGCGGGCGACCGCGATTTCCGCGTTGCCGTCCATGGTGAACGACACCAGCCCGTCCACATCGGACGGTGACAGCCCGGCGTCGGCGAGCGCGTGGGAGATGCATTCGGCCGCCAGCCGCAGTTCGCTGCGCCCGGAGTCCTTCGAGAACTCCGTCGCGCCGATCCCGGCGATGGCCGCCTTGCCCGAGAGCGTCACGGCAGGGTCACCTCCACGGTGCCGGCGACGTGCTCGCCGAGTGAGTCCACTCCGGACACCGAGACGACGACGTCGTGGCCGTCGGCGGACACCACCCGGCCGGTGAACGTCAAGGTGTCGTAGGCGTAGCACGGCACGCCGAGCCGGATCTTGACCGACCGGATGAGGGCTTCCGGCCCGGCCCAGTCCGAGACGAACCGCTGCACCAGGCCGGTGTCGGTGAGGATGTTGAGGAAGATGTCCTTCGAGCCGCGCGCCACCGCCGAATCCCGGTCGTGGTGCACGTCCTGGAAGTCGCGGGTGGCCAGCGCGGTGCTGACGACGAACGTCGGTGTCGCCTCGATCGTCAGCGGCGGCAGCTCCGTTCCTTCGGCGACGGTCATCGGGCCACCTTCCACGCGGGCAGGGTCAGGTCTTCGTCGACCCGGACGAACGCCGCCACCACCGGCAGTCCGATGTGGACTTCGTCCGGCGCGGCGTCGAGCAGCTCCGCCATCACCCGGACCCCTTCTTCCAGTTCGACCAGCGCCACGACGAACGGGAGGTCCTTGCCCGGCACCGGCGGGTGGTGGTGCACGACGTAGGAGAACACCGTCCCGCGGCCGCTCGCGACGACGTAGTCCGGCTTGGCGTCCAGCGAACCGTCCGGCGGCATCGGGCCGGGCGGGTGCCGCAGGGTCTCGCCCCAGCGCTGGATGCGCAGCTCGCCTTCGCGAAGGCCGTCCCAGAAGAACTCCGTGTCTTTGCTGATCACCGGCCGCAGCACCGGCGCCGCGGGCGGCTTCGGCGCGGGCGGCCGGAACTTGAGCACGCGGAACATCATTTCCGCGACGGCTTCGCCTTCGACGTACCACCGCACGCGCGTGGTGACGAACCAGCCCTCCCCCAGCGCGGTCCTCTTGGGGCCCACGACGCTCTCGAGCGCCGTCCGCGCCTCGACCTGTTC includes the following:
- a CDS encoding MaoC/PaaZ C-terminal domain-containing protein, with amino-acid sequence MPINPDVAIGAEIGEVSFAWTSSDVLLYHLALGAGPDELRYTYERDLVVLPTFATVAANLRVFDPPAVSFPGVEIDLAKVLHGKQEITLHGPIPASGKAVARSRVADVYDKGKAAVVVQEVAVTSSDGNPLWTARSSIFARGEGGFGGSRGPSDRVEWPTRSPDVVLETPTLPQQALLYRLCGDRNPLHADPEFARAAGFDRPILHGLCTYGIVARVLVDEFLDGDPARVASFAAKFAGVVFPGETLRIRVWREDGRLLVTTSAADRDDAPVLADTVLSTL
- a CDS encoding FAD-binding protein; translation: MDELVADVVIVGFGAAGACAALEAADAGADVIIVERFDGGGASAVSGGVVYAGGGTAQQLDAGVDDSVDAMYAYLRLETGDVVAEETLRRFCAGSREMITWLEGNGVPFEGSLCPYKTSYPSDAHYLYYSGSEAAGGFRDAAKPAPRGHRVKGPGTSGKLLMARLGEAVRERGIRVLTQTRARSLISVDGRVTGLVTETLRDAPASARARHRRLARYAAKPGIYMPSLRKSLHRRVEQIERAHGRELRISARRGVVLAAGGFIANRELVREHAPRYRGGLPLGTSADDGSGIRLGAEAGGVTGELGRISAWRFITPPSAFLGGIVVDAAGGRVIDESRYGAAVGEKLIEEHGGRGWLLVDAPIVAEARRDTKAQSQWFQGLQLRYLLRRGRVTGATVEEVARKAGVDPQGLRASVEAYHGDRDPMGKPAEFTRRLDTPPYSLIDISVRPNLGYPTPMLTLGGLVVDEDTGAVRGAAGAAIPGLYAAGRTAVGICSRSYVSGLSLADCVFSGRRAGINSALAQGVLDKNENVF
- a CDS encoding lipid-transfer protein; this translates as MTLSGKAAIAGIGATEFSKDSGRSELRLAAECISHALADAGLSPSDVDGLVSFTMDGNAEIAVARELGIPELKFFSRIHYGGGAAAATVQQAAMAVATGVADVVVAYRAFNERSGMRFGQVSSAAAGQVNSSGVDNAFHYPMGIATPAATVAMVARRYLHDYGATSEDFGRVAVLDRKHAATNPNAWFHERPITLEQHQASRWVAEPLHLLDCCQESDGGVALVVTSVERARDLAQVPAVIAAAAQGSGPDQYVMTSYYRDDLAALPEMGVVGRQLWGQSGLGPSDVDVAVLYDHFTPYVLMQLEELGFCGRGEAKDFIAGGALELDGSLPLNPHGGQLGEAYIHGMNGIAEGVRQLRGTAANQVADVSRVLVTAGTGVPTSGLILTGD
- a CDS encoding Rieske 2Fe-2S domain-containing protein, encoding MTQESVRTIYAGEPPTRFARGWHCLGLAERFRDGKPHAVTAFGTKLVVFADSHGELNVLDGYCRHMGGDLTQGSVKGDEVACPFHDWRWNGKGKCVSIPYAKRVPLRARTRSWTASVQNGQLMVWHDPEGNPPPEELAIPEIEAADSPEWSNWTWDSIFIDGSNCREIIDNVVDMAHFFYIHYAYPTYFKNVFEGHIATQYLNTKGRPDMGMASNYGGEDNLLRSEASYFGPSYMINKLVNSFQGYEIESVLINCHYPVTPTSFVLQYGMKVKKQHGLTDEHADKIAAKLAKGIGAGFLQDVEIWKHKTQIDNPLLCEEDGPVYQLRRWYQQFYVDAADVTEDMTRRFEFEVDTSKANEAWAAEVAENLARQRTEAEV
- a CDS encoding ferredoxin--NADP reductase, with the translated sequence MAERVYTLTVADVVVETPDARSVVFEIPPEHAAAFSYTAGQFLTLKIPSDRTGSVARCYSLSSAPHENRVQVTVKRTDGGYGSGWVCSALEPGMRVDVLAPAGVFCPASVDEDFLLFAGGSGITPVMAILKTALETGSGRVVLVYANRDEHSVIFAGELASLAKRHGDRLVVVHWLESVQGLPDVSQLRGLASAYTSHEAFVCGPAPFMAAVREALGQLGVPRDRVHVEKFTSLTGNPFEDVVVEEAPESDAAPASLTVSLDGSTRTMSWPRQRKLLDRLLDEGMDAPYSCREGQCSACACRVVSGEVKMLHNEVLDAEDMADGIVLACQSLPVTDDVSISYE
- a CDS encoding acyl dehydratase, yielding MTVAEGTELPPLTIEATPTFVVSTALATRDFQDVHHDRDSAVARGSKDIFLNILTDTGLVQRFVSDWAGPEALIRSVKIRLGVPCYAYDTLTFTGRVVSADGHDVVVSVSGVDSLGEHVAGTVEVTLP
- a CDS encoding DUF5134 domain-containing protein, whose product is MVVDWALTAVFAALALPCVLRLVRLDYARLGHGVRHGDLAELLLVVAMVAMVSPVGGPIPAAGWQAVLVLTAGWFTVAWWRGRSGAHHALSAAAMFYMVTAMPHTGTHGPWLTMSTMDARLALPLLAVAAAAYFVADATRTGVIVLRGTALTAGAGQASRALCRAAMGAGMGYLLLAAAL
- a CDS encoding bifunctional MaoC family dehydratase N-terminal/OB-fold nucleic acid binding domain-containing protein; the encoded protein is MTIEETAREIAARGECAPRLARDPVNQAMVNNWVEAIGDTNPVYTDPEFAAASVHKGLVAPPAMAQVWTMGGLNVPRGSDDPLGLMMELLDEAGFTSVVATNSEQTYHRYLRPGEQVEARTALESVVGPKRTALGEGWFVTTRVRWYVEGEAVAEMMFRVLKFRPPAPKPPAAPVLRPVISKDTEFFWDGLREGELRIQRWGETLRHPPGPMPPDGSLDAKPDYVVASGRGTVFSYVVHHHPPVPGKDLPFVVALVELEEGVRVMAELLDAAPDEVHIGLPVVAAFVRVDEDLTLPAWKVAR
- the kstD gene encoding 3-oxosteroid 1-dehydrogenase; this encodes MTEQFDVVVVGSGAAGMTAALAAAKAGLSVVVLEKAACFGGSTARSGGGVWLPGNHALRAAGIDEPPERAREYLASIVGDVVPAVRRDTFLDHGPEVLKFVCDHTPLKFRWVRDYSDYHPEAPGGRPGGRSVEPMAFDGTLLGAELAHLEPPYSAPPLGVPITQADYRWLSLLARHPRGSVRLLSLGRQWIAGKLRGQRLLSMGQALAAGLRVGLTNAGVDVRLNTPLVDLRVEDDRVTGVVTPDGVVGARRGVILASGGFEQNLEMREKYQRAPIGIDWTVGAAANTGDGITAGIQLGAALDLMDDAWWGPTLPLTGGPWFALAERSRPRSIMVDARGERFVNESAPYVEAVHAMYGEGDGPGEHIPTWLVFDQRYKDRYMFTGVGPRQPLPGRWFKAGIAVKSGSLRGLAAKMDVPPDGLEATVTRFNGFARTGVDEDFRRGVSKYDHYYGDPRNKPNPSLGPLDKAPYYAVKIVPGDLGTKGGLRTDEQARVLREDGSVVPGLSAAGNVSAAVMGRTYAGPGATIGPAMVFGYLAATRLANEDQGTTGGER
- a CDS encoding riboflavin kinase, with product MPEYFVVRGTVESGDKRGRELGFPTANIALRDQDGSLGDGVWAGWAGRADGTRIPAAISVGRRPTYYGADGYRLLEAHLLDFTGDLYDETLVVWLGSHLRDQEKYSSAEDLITALKNDIATATQWTLEHPAAGLPEPGESPLGEVRRLTT